One window from the genome of Spirosoma rhododendri encodes:
- a CDS encoding mechanosensitive ion channel family protein, whose amino-acid sequence MDAVRLQTLWLYGQPDKVNTPPFTINDGIVLFWRTVRGFLKDSVERLPYLIVGVVVFLVFWLLGKGVRKIINKVAVQTHSIDDMLANLISRIASTLITIFGFLAACVVIFPSFKPGDIIAGLGITSVAIGFAFKDILQNFFAGLLLLWRRPFKVGDQIRVKDFEGTVEEINMRSTRLKTYDGERAILPNGDVYTSSVLVRTAYNKRRTKFVVGIGYTDSIEDARQVIHDVLAGIDGVLIDPAPWVYVTELAGSSVNLTVFYWTESTQANVLKISDQVVTGIKLALDRAGIDMPFPHTVVLFDNQPDSPATQPSSQAR is encoded by the coding sequence ATGGATGCTGTTCGTCTACAGACGCTGTGGCTGTATGGCCAGCCCGATAAAGTCAATACCCCGCCATTTACCATTAACGACGGTATCGTACTGTTCTGGCGTACCGTCAGAGGATTTCTCAAAGACAGCGTCGAACGACTGCCCTATCTGATCGTTGGCGTAGTCGTTTTTCTGGTGTTCTGGCTGCTGGGGAAAGGCGTCCGGAAAATCATCAACAAGGTAGCCGTTCAGACGCACTCAATTGATGATATGCTGGCCAACTTAATCAGCCGTATCGCCAGTACGCTCATTACTATCTTTGGATTTCTGGCGGCCTGCGTGGTCATATTCCCCTCGTTCAAACCGGGCGATATTATTGCCGGACTTGGCATCACATCGGTAGCTATCGGCTTCGCATTCAAAGATATCCTGCAAAATTTCTTCGCTGGACTGCTGCTGCTCTGGCGACGCCCGTTCAAAGTCGGCGATCAGATTCGGGTGAAAGACTTTGAGGGTACGGTTGAGGAAATCAACATGCGCTCGACCCGGCTGAAAACCTACGACGGCGAACGGGCCATTCTGCCCAACGGCGATGTGTATACCAGTTCGGTACTCGTCAGAACCGCCTACAACAAGCGCCGGACAAAATTCGTCGTTGGTATCGGTTATACCGATTCAATTGAAGACGCCCGGCAGGTCATCCACGACGTGCTGGCGGGTATCGACGGTGTACTGATTGACCCCGCCCCCTGGGTGTACGTGACGGAACTGGCCGGGTCATCCGTAAACCTGACCGTTTTCTACTGGACCGAATCGACACAGGCCAACGTGCTCAAAATCAGCGATCAGGTTGTTACGGGCATCAAACTGGCCCTCGACAGGGCGGGTATCGATATGCCGTTTCCGCACACGGTCGTTCTGTTCGACAACCAACCCGACAGTCCGGCGACTCAGCCGTCCTCTCAGGCCCGGTAG
- a CDS encoding RES family NAD+ phosphorylase, with translation MPTLYRIIRDKFRHESLSTVGSRLYGGRWNPKGTGVLYTTSTPELGLIETLAHAPAVRYEELPTYWVFTLHVPDDIRYYQRSELPDFWQDDTYERTQQWLNDWLTEPDVLGVALPSVLVPLSFNVMLHPAHPLFAQIDVVAQEIQPLDRRLWRDQ, from the coding sequence ATGCCTACACTGTACCGTATCATCCGGGATAAGTTTCGCCACGAATCACTGTCGACGGTTGGAAGTCGGTTGTATGGCGGCCGCTGGAATCCTAAAGGCACTGGTGTTCTCTATACCACATCGACGCCCGAACTGGGACTTATTGAAACGCTGGCGCATGCCCCCGCCGTTCGGTACGAAGAGCTACCCACGTACTGGGTGTTTACGCTGCACGTTCCCGACGATATCCGCTACTATCAACGCAGTGAACTACCCGATTTCTGGCAGGACGATACCTATGAACGAACCCAGCAGTGGCTGAACGACTGGCTCACAGAACCCGATGTGCTGGGTGTTGCGCTGCCGTCGGTGCTGGTACCCCTCTCGTTCAACGTCATGCTACACCCGGCACATCCGCTTTTCGCGCAGATAGACGTCGTGGCGCAGGAGATACAGCCTCTTGACCGTCGTCTTTGGCGAGACCAATAA
- a CDS encoding antitoxin Xre/MbcA/ParS toxin-binding domain-containing protein — protein MAGIQSSPISSSRVASFALVQSSRQGILRAQVDEVAALVGLTDKEMAFALNMTPRNLHRLRDDQRFDTNASERLILLKNLLLHALDTFDGRKPTVLNWLRTPIRELANQAPVQLLDTITGFGLVDDVLGRLDYGLPA, from the coding sequence ATGGCAGGTATACAGTCATCGCCTATTTCTTCCTCCCGCGTTGCATCGTTTGCGCTAGTGCAATCGTCGCGTCAGGGAATCCTGCGGGCACAGGTCGATGAAGTGGCTGCGCTGGTTGGGCTGACCGACAAAGAGATGGCATTCGCCCTTAACATGACGCCCCGCAATCTGCACCGGCTTCGCGACGATCAGCGGTTCGATACCAATGCGTCGGAGCGATTGATTCTATTAAAGAATCTGCTGCTGCACGCATTGGATACGTTTGACGGGCGTAAACCGACCGTGTTGAACTGGTTGCGTACCCCGATTCGTGAACTGGCTAATCAGGCACCCGTACAACTGCTGGATACCATAACGGGCTTTGGATTGGTCGATGACGTACTCGGTCGGCTTGACTACGGCCTGCCAGCCTGA
- a CDS encoding HAD-IIA family hydrolase — MDLSSFKAVADKYKFIFFDAFGVLKNAEGILPGIQDTFDWMRDSGKEFFVLTNDASRSPQALAESYYRQGFYAITPERIISSGMLARDYLDLKVHHGTVAYLGTANSAHYLETVDLKTLPISEVDLKDVADINALVLLDDEGFDWNTDITKTVNLLRKRNIPVIVANTDATYPTSKTRISIAIGAVARMIEGIVGKQFINFGKPDAQLFMFAYERVQEQTTGIGRSDILMVGDTLKTDILGGNKFGLDTVLVLTGNTQSDDADILIRSTGIIPTYVCDSIVG, encoded by the coding sequence ATGGACCTGTCTTCCTTTAAAGCCGTTGCCGATAAGTATAAATTCATCTTTTTCGATGCCTTTGGCGTGTTGAAAAATGCCGAGGGGATTTTGCCCGGTATTCAGGATACGTTCGACTGGATGCGCGACAGCGGTAAAGAGTTTTTTGTCCTGACCAATGACGCGTCGCGGAGTCCGCAGGCATTGGCGGAGTCGTACTACCGGCAGGGATTTTACGCCATCACGCCCGAACGGATTATCTCGTCGGGGATGCTGGCCCGCGATTATCTCGACCTAAAAGTACATCACGGTACGGTGGCGTACCTGGGTACGGCCAATTCGGCCCACTACCTCGAAACGGTCGATCTGAAAACGCTGCCGATCAGTGAAGTTGATCTGAAAGATGTGGCCGATATCAACGCGCTCGTCCTGCTCGATGATGAGGGTTTCGACTGGAACACCGACATCACCAAAACGGTCAATCTGCTTCGTAAACGCAATATTCCCGTTATCGTGGCCAATACCGACGCGACTTACCCGACCTCGAAAACGCGCATTTCCATTGCCATCGGGGCTGTAGCACGTATGATCGAAGGCATTGTCGGGAAGCAGTTTATTAACTTCGGCAAGCCCGACGCGCAACTCTTTATGTTTGCCTACGAACGGGTGCAGGAGCAAACTACGGGAATCGGCCGCAGCGATATTCTGATGGTGGGCGACACGCTGAAAACCGACATCCTGGGCGGCAACAAATTCGGCCTCGACACCGTCCTCGTCCTGACCGGAAACACCCAATCCGACGACGCCGATATTCTCATTCGAAGCACGGGCATCATCCCGACCTACGTGTGCGACTCGATCGTGGGTTGA
- a CDS encoding aminoglycoside phosphotransferase/kinase family protein — MRLVDYPTIIRAAWAGFDATVPILSITDISAKVSTNHVFKVTFDDGNSIIAKLSYFGSYEQFVEDHRIIHALSNNLLYPFENVLAKSLLRDGQVYTYRHKDGFVDAWVVFYNPIRSVSKLPRRLNEQQIRRLGREIALFHKACSRVSTVLPKSSKTMRSDIWDLLDFLDSDTGQFEHRMHIDELRRQCDIFLQNRQRLVAGTVETMPVFVDWNIGNFSVTDDLELYSRWDYDWFRISYRVLDFYFFSRVTSNVGDRTVFSYHIGPLMEDRFIMFLQEYHKAYPLTENEIRFLPEAYRFFLLNYVIKYGRYFFHRTYAIKLQREAYELHFPSIDTFDVDKLLRALNL; from the coding sequence ATGCGTTTAGTTGATTATCCCACAATCATCCGGGCGGCCTGGGCGGGTTTCGACGCGACGGTGCCCATTCTGTCGATCACCGACATCAGTGCGAAAGTATCGACCAACCACGTCTTCAAAGTAACCTTCGACGATGGCAACTCGATCATTGCCAAGCTGTCGTATTTTGGGTCGTATGAGCAGTTTGTGGAAGACCATCGCATCATTCACGCGCTGTCGAACAACCTGCTGTACCCGTTTGAGAACGTGCTGGCCAAGTCGCTCCTGCGCGATGGGCAGGTGTACACCTACCGGCACAAAGACGGGTTTGTCGACGCGTGGGTGGTGTTTTACAACCCCATCCGTAGCGTATCGAAGCTGCCCCGGCGGCTGAACGAGCAGCAGATTCGGCGGCTGGGTCGCGAGATTGCCTTATTCCACAAGGCCTGTTCGCGGGTCAGTACCGTGCTGCCCAAATCCTCGAAAACGATGCGGTCCGACATCTGGGATCTGCTCGATTTCCTCGACTCCGACACGGGGCAGTTCGAGCACCGGATGCACATTGACGAACTTCGGCGGCAGTGCGACATTTTCCTGCAAAACCGGCAACGGCTCGTGGCCGGAACGGTCGAAACGATGCCCGTTTTTGTCGACTGGAACATCGGTAATTTCTCCGTTACCGACGATCTCGAACTGTATTCACGCTGGGATTACGACTGGTTTAGGATCAGTTACCGGGTGCTCGACTTTTACTTTTTCAGCCGCGTAACATCGAATGTTGGCGACCGGACGGTGTTCAGTTACCACATCGGCCCGCTGATGGAAGACCGGTTCATCATGTTTTTGCAGGAGTACCACAAAGCCTACCCACTGACGGAGAACGAGATTCGGTTTCTACCCGAAGCGTACCGGTTTTTCCTGCTCAACTACGTCATCAAGTACGGCCGCTACTTTTTCCACCGCACTTACGCCATCAAACTGCAACGTGAAGCCTACGAACTGCACTTCCCGTCGATCGACACCTTCGACGTCGACAAGCTGCTCCGGGCATTGAATTTATGA
- a CDS encoding glutamine synthetase family protein produces MDQQAAIDFITQADISKVKYAFADVDGVLRGKIISKQKFLDGLTDGYGFCDVVWGWDCTDTPYDNGALTGWQSGYPDAPVRIDLSTLRQVPWENGIPLFLADFSQPGNTPDWVACPRSLLKRIAAQCREMGYHAEYAQEFEWFNFRETPQSLQQKGFRQLEPLTPGMFGYSMLRPSLENAFNNDLFDGLTQFDVALEGLHTETGPGVYEAAILHDEVVRAADKATLFKTAVKEIAYRHGIVATFMAKWNADLPGCSGHIHQSLWTPDGSKNLFFDASQPDRISPLMRQFIAGQLHCLPHITPMFAPTVNSYKRLVEGAWAPTTVTWSLDNRTTALRVLNRSEAYTRVEHRVSGADTNPYLAIAAALASGLYGIRHQLSLDIDPSTGNGYADTRNGVLPTNLADATRKMAQSPVAAELFGPEFVDYFTRTRDWEARQYARQVSDWELKRYFEII; encoded by the coding sequence ATGGATCAGCAAGCGGCTATCGACTTCATCACACAAGCAGACATTTCCAAAGTCAAGTATGCCTTTGCCGACGTCGACGGGGTGCTGCGGGGTAAGATTATCAGCAAGCAGAAATTCCTCGACGGGCTAACTGATGGCTACGGCTTCTGCGACGTAGTCTGGGGCTGGGACTGCACCGATACGCCCTACGACAACGGCGCACTGACGGGTTGGCAGTCGGGCTATCCCGATGCCCCCGTCCGGATCGACCTGAGTACGTTGCGGCAGGTGCCGTGGGAGAACGGTATTCCGCTTTTTCTGGCCGATTTCAGTCAGCCCGGCAACACGCCCGACTGGGTGGCCTGCCCGCGTAGCCTGCTCAAACGCATAGCCGCGCAGTGCCGCGAGATGGGCTACCACGCCGAATACGCGCAGGAGTTCGAGTGGTTCAACTTTCGCGAAACACCCCAGAGTTTGCAACAGAAAGGGTTTCGGCAGCTGGAACCGCTGACGCCGGGGATGTTTGGCTATTCGATGCTGCGCCCGTCGCTGGAAAACGCCTTCAATAACGACCTGTTCGACGGCCTGACCCAATTCGACGTCGCGCTGGAGGGGCTGCACACCGAAACCGGGCCGGGTGTTTACGAAGCAGCCATCCTGCACGACGAGGTGGTGCGGGCGGCTGATAAAGCGACGCTGTTTAAAACGGCAGTGAAAGAAATCGCGTACCGGCACGGCATCGTCGCGACGTTTATGGCCAAATGGAACGCCGACCTGCCCGGTTGCAGCGGCCATATTCACCAAAGCCTGTGGACGCCCGACGGATCGAAAAACCTGTTTTTTGACGCCAGTCAGCCCGACCGGATTAGTCCGCTGATGCGGCAGTTCATTGCCGGGCAACTGCACTGCCTGCCCCACATCACGCCCATGTTTGCCCCGACTGTGAACAGCTACAAACGGCTGGTGGAAGGCGCGTGGGCACCGACGACCGTTACGTGGTCGCTCGACAACCGGACAACGGCCCTGCGCGTGCTGAATCGGAGCGAAGCCTATACCCGCGTCGAACACCGCGTATCGGGTGCCGACACCAATCCGTATCTGGCGATTGCGGCTGCGTTGGCGTCGGGCCTGTACGGCATCCGGCATCAGTTGTCACTCGACATCGATCCGTCGACGGGGAACGGCTACGCCGATACGCGCAACGGGGTGTTGCCAACTAATCTGGCCGACGCGACCCGGAAAATGGCCCAATCGCCGGTTGCCGCCGAACTATTCGGCCCCGAATTTGTCGACTACTTTACCCGTACCCGCGACTGGGAAGCCCGGCAATATGCCCGGCAGGTCAGTGACTGGGAGTTGAAACGGTATTTTGAAATTATCTGA
- a CDS encoding Hsp20/alpha crystallin family protein: MYNKQGFQSEHKGGCGQMGRGRFGGQWGRGKFGKFWGGRMGMFGQPPINIEETDAAFTISLYAAGLDKSKVTMAVKNDVLTIAYPGAESDNQEPTDTGYTYQEFSPRGFERQFQLNGKVLIDQISATYTDGVLKATLPKNPETNKPAQTITVG; encoded by the coding sequence ATGTATAACAAGCAAGGATTTCAATCAGAACATAAAGGCGGTTGCGGCCAAATGGGGCGCGGGCGGTTTGGCGGTCAGTGGGGCCGTGGTAAGTTTGGTAAATTCTGGGGTGGACGGATGGGTATGTTCGGTCAGCCGCCAATCAACATCGAAGAAACCGATGCCGCTTTCACCATCTCGCTCTATGCCGCCGGTCTCGACAAATCGAAGGTGACGATGGCCGTGAAAAACGACGTGCTGACTATCGCCTATCCGGGTGCTGAGTCTGACAATCAGGAACCAACCGATACAGGCTACACTTATCAGGAGTTCAGTCCACGCGGCTTCGAGCGGCAGTTTCAGCTCAACGGCAAAGTGTTGATCGACCAGATTTCGGCGACGTATACCGATGGCGTACTGAAAGCGACATTGCCCAAGAACCCCGAAACCAACAAACCAGCCCAGACAATCACGGTCGGGTAA
- a CDS encoding MBL fold metallo-hydrolase: protein MSLVFAALNSGSNANCYYVGNDEQAVLIDAGLSCSQTEFRMQRLGLDPRRIQAIFVSHEHTDHVRGVARLAKKYGLPVYVTPKTGRQLSGLDQKLAVLSLCDDALIQVGDLQVHAFTKYHDAVDPLSFVVSQAGVNVGVFTDIGTPCDRLTYHFARCQAAFLEANYDEQMLEYGSYPHYLKQRIRGGHGHLSNQQALDLFLAHRSSDLSHLVLAHLSAQNNSPQVAHDLFRPHMGTTRLTVASRLSETPLFSI, encoded by the coding sequence ATGTCGTTAGTGTTTGCAGCCCTGAATTCGGGGAGTAATGCCAATTGTTATTACGTCGGTAACGACGAACAGGCCGTACTTATTGACGCGGGCTTGTCCTGTTCGCAAACTGAGTTCAGGATGCAGCGGCTGGGGCTGGACCCGCGCCGAATTCAGGCTATTTTCGTATCCCATGAGCACACCGACCACGTACGGGGTGTGGCCCGGCTGGCGAAAAAATACGGTCTGCCCGTTTATGTTACCCCCAAAACGGGGCGGCAGCTATCGGGTTTAGATCAGAAGCTGGCCGTGCTGTCGCTTTGTGATGACGCGCTGATTCAGGTTGGGGATTTGCAGGTACACGCCTTCACCAAATACCACGACGCCGTCGACCCGCTTAGCTTCGTCGTTAGTCAGGCGGGTGTCAACGTCGGGGTATTTACCGACATCGGCACACCCTGCGATCGGCTGACGTATCACTTTGCCCGTTGTCAGGCGGCTTTTCTGGAAGCGAACTACGACGAGCAGATGCTGGAATACGGCTCGTATCCGCACTACCTGAAACAGCGAATCCGGGGTGGGCACGGTCACCTGTCGAATCAGCAGGCCCTCGACCTGTTCCTAGCCCACCGCTCGTCTGACCTGTCGCACCTGGTACTGGCGCACCTGTCGGCGCAGAACAACTCCCCGCAGGTAGCCCACGACCTGTTTCGCCCGCATATGGGTACTACCCGCCTGACCGTCGCATCGCGCCTTAGCGAAACACCTTTATTTTCTATTTAA
- a CDS encoding Rpn family recombination-promoting nuclease/putative transposase: MDLYKDEKRFIPLISDYGFKVTFGNESDTRFLRKALQALINSPNAIQEATFVQNEIQGITRDSRSGIYDLFCTDEVGNQFIVEMQLGRYPEFIQRMKFYALYRLNTLIQKGEYSFDKLPRIYCIGILAATTLHHVSNYHNVAVLKNANNQLIDDQITYITLELSKFSRELSAISSDLDKLAYTMKTLHEITDTTQFPPFWDEEWLRLAIDELDKRSLSPEQRLQYEMTISANAQVVQAEKRKIAEARESVKTETVRNALRKGLDTTLIAEIAGVSVDFVNAVRKQLLSE; the protein is encoded by the coding sequence ATGGATTTGTACAAAGACGAAAAACGATTTATCCCCTTAATTTCTGACTACGGCTTTAAAGTGACGTTTGGCAACGAGTCGGACACCCGCTTTCTGCGGAAGGCCCTTCAAGCGCTTATAAACTCGCCCAATGCCATACAGGAAGCAACGTTTGTGCAGAATGAGATTCAGGGCATAACCCGCGACAGCCGAAGTGGCATATACGATCTATTTTGCACCGATGAGGTCGGGAATCAGTTCATTGTAGAGATGCAACTGGGCAGATACCCGGAGTTTATTCAACGCATGAAATTCTATGCCCTGTACCGACTCAACACGTTGATTCAAAAAGGTGAGTATTCGTTTGATAAACTACCCCGTATTTATTGCATTGGTATCTTGGCGGCTACGACTCTGCACCACGTGTCTAACTACCATAACGTAGCAGTTTTGAAAAACGCCAACAACCAACTGATTGACGACCAGATAACGTATATTACGCTGGAGTTAAGTAAATTTAGCAGAGAGCTTTCCGCGATCAGCAGCGATCTGGATAAACTCGCCTACACAATGAAGACACTTCACGAAATTACCGATACAACGCAGTTTCCGCCGTTTTGGGACGAGGAATGGTTACGCCTTGCCATTGATGAACTGGACAAGCGATCACTCTCGCCAGAACAGCGGCTACAGTATGAAATGACTATTTCGGCCAATGCGCAGGTCGTGCAGGCTGAAAAGCGCAAGATTGCGGAAGCAAGAGAATCGGTAAAGACAGAAACAGTGCGAAATGCCCTGCGGAAGGGGCTCGATACAACCCTGATCGCTGAGATCGCGGGTGTGTCAGTCGATTTTGTCAATGCGGTTCGGAAACAACTACTGAGCGAGTAA
- a CDS encoding S9 family peptidase codes for MISRNNMRTGLKTPFLSSSQLKQPGTDQPLQITDFALSADTNAVLVYTNTARVWRYNTRGDYYLLDRKTGQLRQIGKDRPAQSLMFAKLSPDGKLVAYVSGHNLYAEDVATGRVTPLTTDGTDRLINGTFDWVYEEEFGCRDGFRWSPDSKQIAYWQVDASKIRDYLMLNTTDSAYSHVVPVEYPKVGQDPSPTRAGVVSVTGGPTRWLAIPGDSRQHYLTRMEWFPTGSTLILEQLNRKQNQSKVFVCNPATGAANAIHTETNTTWIDSKARWNEGDPSGWEWLDGGKSFLWVSEKDGWRHIYRISADGKQETLLTPGNYDIASLELVDEAGKQVYFVASPDQPTQRYLYRTGLDGKGKATRVTPMGLAGTHTYTLSPGGKLALHGFSNYQTPPTREWISLPAHTPVNAQNSIAANSKPINKSNVRFFQLTTDDNVTLDGWMARPADFDSTKKYPVVFYVYGEPAGSTVDDGFSVGTNRLYNGDMAKDGYVYVALDNRGTPNLKGTAWRKSIYRQIGRLNIRDQAMGARKLLSQHPYLDSSRVAVWGWSGGGSTTLHLLFQYPDIYKTGISIAAVGNQLFYDNIYQERYMGLPQENLDDFVAGSPITYAKNLRGNLLYIHGTGDDNVHYDNAEVLINELVKYNKQFQVMPYPNRSHGISEGPGTNQHLRTLYTNYLKQYCPPGAR; via the coding sequence ATGATCTCGCGCAACAATATGCGTACGGGTCTGAAAACACCGTTTCTGAGCAGTAGCCAACTCAAGCAGCCAGGCACCGATCAGCCCCTTCAAATCACTGACTTTGCGCTATCAGCGGATACGAATGCGGTGCTGGTCTATACCAACACCGCCCGCGTCTGGCGCTACAACACACGGGGCGACTACTACCTGCTCGACCGCAAAACGGGGCAGCTGCGGCAGATCGGTAAAGACCGGCCCGCTCAGTCGCTGATGTTTGCCAAACTGTCGCCCGATGGTAAGCTAGTAGCCTATGTCAGTGGCCATAACCTGTATGCCGAAGACGTTGCGACCGGCCGCGTAACGCCCCTGACGACCGACGGTACCGACCGGCTGATCAACGGTACATTCGACTGGGTGTACGAAGAAGAATTCGGTTGCCGCGACGGCTTCCGGTGGAGCCCCGACAGCAAGCAGATTGCGTACTGGCAGGTCGACGCCAGCAAGATCCGGGATTATCTGATGCTCAACACCACCGACTCGGCTTACTCGCACGTCGTGCCGGTCGAGTACCCGAAGGTTGGGCAGGACCCCTCGCCTACCCGCGCCGGCGTAGTCTCGGTAACGGGTGGCCCGACGCGCTGGCTCGCCATCCCCGGCGATTCGCGGCAGCATTACCTGACCCGGATGGAATGGTTCCCGACTGGCAGCACGCTGATTCTGGAACAGCTGAACCGCAAGCAGAATCAAAGTAAAGTATTCGTCTGCAACCCCGCTACGGGCGCGGCCAACGCCATTCACACCGAAACCAACACAACCTGGATCGACTCGAAAGCGCGCTGGAATGAGGGCGACCCCAGCGGCTGGGAGTGGCTCGACGGTGGTAAGTCGTTTCTGTGGGTGTCGGAGAAAGACGGCTGGCGGCACATCTACCGCATCAGTGCCGACGGCAAACAGGAAACACTGCTCACGCCCGGCAACTACGACATCGCGTCGCTCGAACTGGTCGATGAAGCAGGCAAGCAGGTGTATTTCGTAGCGTCACCCGATCAGCCAACGCAGCGGTATCTGTATCGCACGGGGCTTGACGGCAAAGGCAAAGCGACCCGCGTAACGCCGATGGGCCTGGCCGGAACGCATACGTACACGCTCTCGCCCGGCGGCAAACTAGCCCTGCACGGCTTCAGCAATTATCAGACGCCCCCCACCCGCGAGTGGATAAGCCTGCCCGCGCATACGCCCGTCAACGCACAAAACAGCATCGCGGCTAACAGCAAACCAATCAACAAGTCGAACGTGCGGTTTTTTCAGCTCACCACCGACGACAACGTTACGCTCGACGGCTGGATGGCCCGCCCCGCCGATTTCGACAGTACGAAAAAATACCCGGTCGTTTTCTACGTCTACGGCGAACCGGCGGGTAGCACCGTCGACGATGGGTTTTCGGTCGGCACCAACCGGCTGTACAACGGCGACATGGCGAAGGATGGCTACGTATATGTCGCGCTCGACAACCGGGGCACACCCAACCTGAAAGGGACCGCCTGGCGCAAGTCGATTTACCGGCAAATTGGTCGGCTTAACATCCGCGATCAGGCGATGGGTGCGCGTAAGCTGCTGAGCCAGCATCCGTATCTGGACAGTAGCCGGGTGGCGGTCTGGGGCTGGAGCGGTGGCGGCTCAACGACGCTGCACCTGCTGTTTCAATACCCCGATATCTACAAAACCGGTATTTCCATTGCCGCCGTGGGTAATCAGTTGTTCTACGACAACATCTATCAGGAGCGATATATGGGCCTGCCGCAGGAAAACTTGGACGATTTCGTTGCCGGTTCGCCCATCACCTACGCCAAAAACCTGCGCGGTAACCTGCTCTACATCCACGGTACGGGCGACGACAACGTGCATTACGACAATGCCGAAGTGCTGATCAACGAACTGGTGAAGTACAACAAGCAGTTTCAGGTGATGCCCTACCCCAACCGATCGCACGGCATATCGGAAGGCCCCGGCACCAATCAGCACCTGCGGACGCTCTACACCAATTACCTGAAACAGTACTGCCCGCCGGGTGCACGCTGA